A genomic region of Oncorhynchus mykiss isolate Arlee chromosome 2, USDA_OmykA_1.1, whole genome shotgun sequence contains the following coding sequences:
- the LOC110499816 gene encoding aurora kinase B isoform X2, giving the protein MMQNKENCDPKGLQRPRVQIPSAPETTDKNAITGPRREPVTSSSGAAPAKKFTIHDFDIGRPLGKGKFGNVYVARDKKLNFIVALKVLFKSQMEKEGVEHQLRREIEIQSHLRHPNILRFYNYFHDHSRVFLILEYAPRGEMYKELQKCGRFDDQRTATYMEELADALQYCHERKVIHRDIKPENLLLGLRGELKIADFGWSVHAPSLRRRTMCGTLDYLPPEMIEGKIHDEKVDLWSIGVLCYECLVGNPPFETASHSDTYKRITKVDLQFPKVVSDGARDLVSKLLRHSPSMRLPLQSVINHPWVKSNSRRVLPVVFAPKKP; this is encoded by the exons AGAGTTCAAATACCCTCTGCCCCAGAGACTACAGACAAAAACGCAATTACAG GTCCTAGGAGAGAACCTGTCACCTCTTCCTCCGGTGCCGCTCCGGCAAA GAAATTCACCATCCATGACTTTGACATCGGGCGGCCCCTGGGCAAGGGCAAGTTTGGGAACGTGTACGTTGCGCGGGATAAGAAGCTGAATTTCATTGTGGCACTGAAAGTGCTCTTCAAGTCTCAGATGGAGAAGGAAGGCGTGGAGCACCAGCTCCGAAGAGAGATTGAGATTCAGTCCCATCTTAG ACACCCCAACATCCTGCGCTTCTACAACTACTTCCATGACCACTCAAGGGTCTTTCTGATCCTGGAATACGCCCCACGGGGTGAGATGTACAAAGAGCTGCAGAAATGTGGTCGCTTCGATGACCAGCGCACTGCTACG TACATGGAGGAGTTGGCTGATGCGCTGCAGTACTGCCATGAGAGGAAGGTGATACACCGTGACATCAAGCCTGAGAACCTGTTACTGGGTCTCCGTGGGGAGCTGAAGATAGCAGACTTCGGCTGGTCTGTCCATGCCCCATCCTTAAG GCGCCGCACAATGTGTGGAACGCTGGACTACCTGCCCCCAGAGATGATTGAGGGGAAGATCCACGATGAGAAGGTGGACCTCTGGTCCATCGGGGTGCTCTGCTACGAGTGCCTTGTTGGAAACCCCCCATTTGAAACTGCCAGCCACTCCGACACGTACAAACGCATCACAAag GTTGACCTGCAGTTCCCCAAggtggtgtctgatggtgctCGGGACCTGGTCTCTAAGCTGCTCCGCCACAGTCCCTCTATGCGGCTCCCCCTGCAGAGCGTCATCAACCACCCCTGGGTGAAAAGCAACTCCCGACGGGTCCTACCTGTCGTCTTTGCTCCCAAGAAACCCTAA
- the LOC110499816 gene encoding aurora kinase B isoform X1 has protein sequence MMQNKENCDPKGLQRPMATSMVSVGPQRVQIPSAPETTDKNAITGPRREPVTSSSGAAPAKKFTIHDFDIGRPLGKGKFGNVYVARDKKLNFIVALKVLFKSQMEKEGVEHQLRREIEIQSHLRHPNILRFYNYFHDHSRVFLILEYAPRGEMYKELQKCGRFDDQRTATYMEELADALQYCHERKVIHRDIKPENLLLGLRGELKIADFGWSVHAPSLRRRTMCGTLDYLPPEMIEGKIHDEKVDLWSIGVLCYECLVGNPPFETASHSDTYKRITKVDLQFPKVVSDGARDLVSKLLRHSPSMRLPLQSVINHPWVKSNSRRVLPVVFAPKKP, from the exons ATGGCAACTTCAATGGTTTCTGTGGGTCCACAGAGAGTTCAAATACCCTCTGCCCCAGAGACTACAGACAAAAACGCAATTACAG GTCCTAGGAGAGAACCTGTCACCTCTTCCTCCGGTGCCGCTCCGGCAAA GAAATTCACCATCCATGACTTTGACATCGGGCGGCCCCTGGGCAAGGGCAAGTTTGGGAACGTGTACGTTGCGCGGGATAAGAAGCTGAATTTCATTGTGGCACTGAAAGTGCTCTTCAAGTCTCAGATGGAGAAGGAAGGCGTGGAGCACCAGCTCCGAAGAGAGATTGAGATTCAGTCCCATCTTAG ACACCCCAACATCCTGCGCTTCTACAACTACTTCCATGACCACTCAAGGGTCTTTCTGATCCTGGAATACGCCCCACGGGGTGAGATGTACAAAGAGCTGCAGAAATGTGGTCGCTTCGATGACCAGCGCACTGCTACG TACATGGAGGAGTTGGCTGATGCGCTGCAGTACTGCCATGAGAGGAAGGTGATACACCGTGACATCAAGCCTGAGAACCTGTTACTGGGTCTCCGTGGGGAGCTGAAGATAGCAGACTTCGGCTGGTCTGTCCATGCCCCATCCTTAAG GCGCCGCACAATGTGTGGAACGCTGGACTACCTGCCCCCAGAGATGATTGAGGGGAAGATCCACGATGAGAAGGTGGACCTCTGGTCCATCGGGGTGCTCTGCTACGAGTGCCTTGTTGGAAACCCCCCATTTGAAACTGCCAGCCACTCCGACACGTACAAACGCATCACAAag GTTGACCTGCAGTTCCCCAAggtggtgtctgatggtgctCGGGACCTGGTCTCTAAGCTGCTCCGCCACAGTCCCTCTATGCGGCTCCCCCTGCAGAGCGTCATCAACCACCCCTGGGTGAAAAGCAACTCCCGACGGGTCCTACCTGTCGTCTTTGCTCCCAAGAAACCCTAA